From Danio rerio strain Tuebingen ecotype United States chromosome 2, GRCz12tu, whole genome shotgun sequence:
GAAATCAGCCAGTCCAAAGAGGCCTGGTACATACCCCACCACCTGGTGTGTCACAATGATAAACCAAGACTGGTCTTCAATTGCTCATTCAGGTCTCAAGGTCAGTCTCTGAACGATCAACTTCTCCCAGGGCCTGCACTTGGTCCATCATTATTGGGCGTTCTTTTAAGATTTCGTCAATACAATGTGGCTGTAAGTGCAGATATCCGGGGAATGTTCCATCAGGTTCGCTTGTTACCTGAGGACAGACCTCTTCTCCGCTTCATTTGGCGAGATCTGCAATATGAGAATTGTCCAGATGTATATGAATGGCAGGTTTTGCCATTTGGTACAACCAGTAGCCCATGTTGTGCCATTTTTGCTGTGCAGCAGCATGCTCGCAATAATCAAGAGAGCTACCCAAGTGCTTTACAGACAATCCAGCAAAGCTTCTATGTGGACAATTATCTAGCGAGTTTTCCCACCACATCGGAAGCCAGGGTGTCCGTTGATCAACTGCGCAGCCTACTAGCTACAGGTGGCTTTGACCTTAGACAATGGGCTAGCAACCAGCCCGCAGTGATCTCACATCTACCCACTGAGGCAAGATCTTCAGCTGCAGAACAGTGGCTTGCACAAAATAGAACTGATCCAATGGAACCAACTCTGGGCCTCAGGTGGAACTGTGCAGCTGATACACTGGGATACCACTATCGTCCAATAGAACATGCTACCCTGACAATGAGAACAGCGTATCAAATACTAGCCACACAGTATGATCCACTGGGCTTCATTGTGCCCTTTACCACACGAGCCAAGGTGCTCATTCAACAGTTGTGGTCTAAAAAGCGAGATTGGGACGACCCAAATTTACCACAAGATCTCAGCAGGGCCTGGGAAACATGGGAGAATGAGTTAAAACATCTCAGCGATATAACCATACCTCGTTGCTACTCATCTATTCCCCACGATGCACAACAACAGTACGAACTACATGTGTTCTGTGACGCATCCGAACGGGCTTATGGGGCTGTGGCTTACTTGGTGGAGTATGCAGATGTTATTCATTCAACCTTTGTCATGGCCAGATCAAGAATTGCACCTAAGAGGCAACAATCCATACCTCGACTGGAGTTATGTGCTGCATTAGCAGGTGCACAGCTGGCAAAGCTCCTGAAGGAGGAGATCACCCTTAAAATCCAGCAGATAGTTTTATGGACTGATTCTACAACTGTGCTAGAGTGGCTCCAGTCCGATTCATGTCGATTTAAAGTTTTTGTTGGAACACGGGTCTCAGAAATCCAGGATCTGACTGAGCATAGTACTTGGCGCTATGTTGACACACAGCAAAACCCAGCAGATGATATCACCAGGGGTAAACCACTCCAAAGTTTTACCATTCCTGGGCGCTGGAGTCAGGGACCCTCATTCCTAAACCTGGGTCCTGAGCACTGGCCAAAAAGACCTGAACCATCAAGGTCAGAAGGATTACCTGATTTAAAGGGTACCAATATCTGTTGTTTAATGACTGTGGTGCCAGATCATACTTTCCCCGATGCCACTCATTTCCATACATGGAAAGAGTTAGTGGAAGCGACTCGACAGGCCGATGGAAAGGCGACAGGTAGTCAACCAGATACTCAACTCATGGACCATCGCACAGCAGAATTGGAATTAATAAAAGGGTGTCAGGCTCAAAGCTTTCCTGAGGAGACCGCAGCCCTCAAAATGCACAAACCTGTACCAAATCACAGTCGATTAAGATGTCTTGCTCCAGAGTGGGATCCGGTGATGGAGGTAATCAGAGTCGGAGGACGATTACGAAGGCTGGAAAGCCTAAATGCTGAGGAAATTCACCCTATAGTATTAGACCCACAGCATCCAACCACAAAGCTTCTCATCAAAGAGTTTGATGAGCGCCTGCTCCACCCAGGTACAGAAAGAGTGTACGCCGAACTTCGGAGACAATATTGGATCTTGAGGGGGCGGCAAGCTGTCAAACATCACCAGCTTAAATGTTCATCATGCCAACGATGGAGAGCTCAGCCTAAGGTACCAAAAATGGCAGACCTGCCACCAGAGCGGCTCAGGATTCTTTGCCCACCATTCTACTCTACTGGAGTAGACTGTTTTGGTCCATATCAGGTAAAAATAGGCAGACGAGTGGAGAAACGTTGGGGAGTCATTTTTAAATGTCTCACAACAAGAGCGGTTCACATTGAGCTCCTCAACTCCATGGATGTGGATGCCTTCTTGCTCGCTTTACGACGATTCATAGCCAGACGTGGCAGACCAAAGGAGCTTAGGTCAGATTGTGGTACAAACTTCCGTGGGGCTGATCGAGAGCTAAAAGAAGCCTTTGCTGCCATGGAATCCCCATTAAAAGAGCGGCTAGCTGATCATCAGATCACATTTAAGTTCAACCCTCCTCATGCACCGCATTTCGGTGGCACTTGGGAACGAGAGGTTCGTTCCATAAAGACTGCTCTACGGGCAGCAGTTGGTGGCCAGTCTGTCTCAGAAGATGTCCTCACTACCGTATTAGTAGAGGTAGAGGGCATTTTGAACTCAAAACCGCTTGGATATGCCTCCACGGATGTTGCAGATCCAGATCCTATTACACCAAACCTTCTCCTCATGGGGCGGCGGGATGCGTCACTCCCACAAGTGACTTATGCTTCAGGGGAAATGGGACGGCGCAGATGGCGCCATTGTCAAAATCTTGTGGATCAGTTCTGGACTCAGTTTACAAGGAATTACTTGCCCACACTACAAACCCGCCAAAAGTGGCAAACTTCATCCGACAATCTAAAAGTGGGTTCAGTGGTTTTGATTGTTGACCCACAATTGCCCAGGGCTCAGTGGCCCATTGGCAAAGTGGCCGAGACTGTTATCAGTGATGATGGTTGTGTAAGATCTGCAAACATAAATGTTCAAGGTAAAGTGTACACTAGGCCAGTAGCCCGGCTTATTCAGTTGCCAGCCTTTCAAGATGACAGTAAAGACTCCTAAAGAATTCTCTTGACTTGCACATTTGCTGTTCAAATGTGGGGGCGGCTGTTCTGAATTCTTTATACTATGGCTGTAACACGATTTACTGAGTGTTCTGTAAAGGGCTTATATTATGAATGTAGGATGTAACTTCCGGAGGATGCATATTTGAGTCCATATATGAGAAGTTGAATGTACTGACTCATCTGAGTGAGACGCGATTGCCATCCGTGAGATATTGTGAAGTGCGGGGTAAAGTTATTGCCAAGTGAGTTTGTTCCTTCATATCATGTTTGTAATTACCCTTGTATGCTTGATATTAAGTGCGTGATGTTGTTAATGACCCGCGATCGGCCGCGAGCATTAGTTTCCGTGTAAACCAAAAGTGAAAGTGCTGCTACCATCAGCATCGCGGCTAATCCCGATGTCCTCGTGGAGATCTCGTTTGTTTTATTATGATTCAGTTTACTATATTCTACATTTGTTATGCCTTATGCTGTCACATGCCCTTTATATAATGCAGCTTTAGTCATTGATGTCTATTTATATTATGTTTACATTCAGCATACATTAGTCTATTGACTGCACTTTAAGAGAGCTGCAAATACTGTGTTGTTTGGTTTGGGATATTTATTGTgtcagtacatatatatatatattttcgtgtttgatattttattatttatgtatactTATTGTTTATTACAGGAAACTACCTCCCTGCTCATAAATAAAAGATTGAAATTATCTCCTGACTCCTACTCCTTAACCAGAGTGCTGAAGTGGTCAGCAACATTTAAAGAACTGGCATTCTAAATTGGGCAATACCCAAcaatcagcgatcgcctacagccaatgagagagcagcattcacttgtgtgtgtgtgtgtatacctgctgcaggccagcgggaggctgggggagaagttaaaagcgctctttttcggtttatttggacccacaaaatggagggaaaactagtggaggtttgacaggactcaggagcaaccgtgtctgtttgacgtttcatacagaaagaaattagtttattatcaacgttgaggagagatggctaattccctttaaacccaggtgagcaaacatgtacattttctaccccattaaaggcttctttctcgttatgtagttaataacaaaagatatactacgtgtttttggctgtgagacgtactttggacgaagttgtcggcgattctccctatagtaaagtcatacaatgtgaatgtccatgtcgccgaaccatcttgcagtgtaaacaaagcagcgacgaaacgcaagcccagatagtcatgcagtgtgaaaacatctgtgacacgactagtttgaaaatcctgcagtctgaactcggcataagactCAAAACCACCCCAAAGTGACTTCCTCAATGTAACATAAGGGTTAAAATTCTGGCATCATTTGCTGACTTGTTCTAATCATAGTTTCTTCGGATGAAcagaaaatatatttagaaaGTAAGCTGGGCAAAAatgcagcagccattgacttccatagtatttgtttttcaaccATGCAGGGttgtccaacatttttcaaaatatcatcttgttgttttcaacagaaaaaagaacctCAAAAAGGTTTTGTATGGCTTGGGTGTGagtaaaattaaacatttgggtgaactgtccctttaatgacTTAACAAAATTCCCATATAATTAATCCATGTAAAAGGGCTGTATGCTCCATTAGCTGTTGCCTTGTTTTTACAGTAATTCCATTAGCTTTAAAGGAAAGACGTGTTTAGGGCTTGACGGATCCCGGCGTGACTCCAATCTCATTTGTAGTTTTGTCCTTAATTACTTCAGAGTTATTCAATTAGACCACAGCCTTTTTCGGCGACAAAAGAACAGCATGGATAAAGCACGAACGTCAAGACAATAGATGGTAAATCTGGTCATTTTCGCAGTGATCTATGAGCTGATTGGTGGGTTGTGGCTCAaactaaattcagttataatcgATTGTTCATGACACTTTGTGTATCAACCAGATCGGTTGTTTTAAAGCATTTGCAATGCACACTTGAAAGCAAAATTAAGATATAAATTCATTTTTCATATGTtttccaaatgctgtttaacagattttttttccagcacatttttaaacgtaCTAGTTTTAATTAATCAGTTATGCACTCGTTTCttctgtctttgccatgatgacagtacatattttactagatatcatgcaagatactagtattcagcttaaagtgacatttaaaggtttaactgggtTAACTAGGTAAGTTTGGTTAATCAGGGA
This genomic window contains:
- the LOC110438109 gene encoding uncharacterized protein, coding for MSADGNPTSPSHARPLRQCQAPRYLEDYVLDSHHRPALTSSTVQSVMEEPKGAAAAVYSSQADVTSSQGRHLVTPSPSQADLLSMDSLTKLMETINEKDKEENAEMHSLLRKLEQLKKRKQRREEMMEHITSFIREEQGNENNEPVQSSPAPSNPSSPPPLPSWDTVPQSEHQVAAGLSMGPEKSSHQLSVMVSRPTVGSHNAAYESVNQSRPQTTGLLCSPPSSGMASPIPHPPQSQLYEPMSSQAPRPLPRQEQASTAHSERSFHPLEPQVISPTPVYPRSMAPYGYIATPYSQMQLVNAPNSHNLAPPYQAMMSSTLLPQNMFSGPMPSVSTAAVAPQLVTAQVAAPPNGSIPQRALYSPPKPKIPDFTNDSERDFANMKLALDNLLEPYPELTEKYKYHVLLEHLKLPEAQMIGQSCRHHPYPYSAAMQALQLQYGQPHQLAQSEIAAILTSPDVKPNDGHSFQSFALRVHLLVSMLLSLEGPRGMELNCCSHVDRLLSKLPKYLRDGFIEFLQQQGKLNALSLNPYNLQDFAGWLQVKAQQQRLSNRLMQRYQHERPSSIGKEKTQARTKGTSLVLYQGAAPNETALPTHPKENKQRKPFKVQCLFCNSKEHYITRCDNIKEQSVAELHKWISDGRRCWKCARFHAPEMCNLKKPCSDCGRIHLQVLHRIAPNDQPNTSGTPESRIYLTPASVTCRVLLKVVPVLLHGKFKSVETYAILDDGAQRTIVLPMAAQMLQLKGEPEVLTLRTVRADVTHLSGSKINLEISPKGEPNKRFQILDAFTASGLDLVEQSYPVQRLQKLYAHLRGLPLQSFHNVRPLVLIGSDHVHLITADKPVHQGVKGGPVAIHTALGWALQGAERSTPIHNSVQQCLFTAASCPNDLLYRSVERLWQLDILPYRNEKLVVRSREDQEAIKLLECKTQTINVEGVQRYATPLLRKPGAPTLLSTTRSVMPTLRSIERKLQRDPEKATIYSREIEKLIKAGYVTKIRPDEISQSKEAWYIPHHLVCHNDKPRLVFNCSFRSQGQSLNDQLLPGPALGPSLLGVLLRFRQYNVAVSADIRGMFHQVRLLPEDRPLLRFIWRDLQYENCPDVYEWQVLPFGTTSSPCCAIFAVQQHARNNQESYPSALQTIQQSFYVDNYLASFPTTSEARVSVDQLRSLLATGGFDLRQWASNQPAVISHLPTEARSSAAEQWLAQNRTDPMEPTLGLRWNCAADTLGYHYRPIEHATLTMRTAYQILATQYDPLGFIVPFTTRAKVLIQQLWSKKRDWDDPNLPQDLSRAWETWENELKHLSDITIPRCYSSIPHDAQQQYELHVFCDASERAYGAVAYLVEYADVIHSTFVMARSRIAPKRQQSIPRLELCAALAGAQLAKLLKEEITLKIQQIVLWTDSTTVLEWLQSDSCRFKVFVGTRVSEIQDLTEHSTWRYVDTQQNPADDITRGKPLQSFTIPGRWSQGPSFLNLGPEHWPKRPEPSRSEGLPDLKGTNICCLMTVVPDHTFPDATHFHTWKELVEATRQADGKATGSQPDTQLMDHRTAELELIKGCQAQSFPEETAALKMHKPVPNHSRLRCLAPEWDPVMEVIRVGGRLRRLESLNAEEIHPIVLDPQHPTTKLLIKEFDERLLHPGTERVYAELRRQYWILRGRQAVKHHQLKCSSCQRWRAQPKVPKMADLPPERLRILCPPFYSTGVDCFGPYQVKIGRRVEKRWGVIFKCLTTRAVHIELLNSMDVDAFLLALRRFIARRGRPKELRSDCGTNFRGADRELKEAFAAMESPLKERLADHQITFKFNPPHAPHFGGTWEREVRSIKTALRAAVGGQSVSEDVLTTVLVEVEGILNSKPLGYASTDVADPDPITPNLLLMGRRDASLPQVTYASGEMGRRRWRHCQNLVDQFWTQFTRNYLPTLQTRQKWQTSSDNLKVGSVVLIVDPQLPRAQWPIGKVAETVISDDGCVRSANINVQGKVYTRPVARLIQLPAFQDDSKDS